A DNA window from Micromonospora sp. NBC_01739 contains the following coding sequences:
- a CDS encoding LLM class flavin-dependent oxidoreductase — MSDYGHDLIFGSFLTPGNADPTQPVRLAVLAEEVGLDLVTFQDHPYQPAFLDTWTLMSFVAARTSRIHLSANVTNLPLRPPAVLARAAASLDLLSEGRIALGLGAGGFWDAIEAMGGRRLAPGQAVRALEEAIEVIRQIWDTETRGGVRVDGEFYRLIGAKRGPAPAHDVPIWLGAYKPRMLALTGRRADGWLPSLPYLQPGDLAKGNAIIDEAATAAGRSPAEVRRLLNIDGRFTSTGQGPLHGPAEQWAEELADLTLTEGISTFILSSDDPEDLRRFAAEVAPATRELVATERAR, encoded by the coding sequence ATGAGCGACTACGGACACGACCTGATCTTCGGATCGTTCCTGACCCCCGGCAACGCCGACCCGACACAACCGGTCCGGCTCGCCGTGCTCGCCGAGGAGGTCGGGCTCGACCTGGTGACCTTCCAGGACCATCCCTACCAGCCCGCCTTCCTGGACACCTGGACCCTGATGAGCTTCGTGGCGGCCCGGACCAGCCGGATACACCTGTCCGCGAACGTGACCAACCTGCCGCTGCGGCCACCGGCGGTGCTGGCCCGTGCCGCCGCGAGCCTCGACCTGCTCAGCGAGGGTCGGATCGCGCTCGGCCTGGGCGCGGGAGGGTTCTGGGACGCCATCGAGGCGATGGGTGGGCGGCGGCTGGCCCCCGGTCAGGCGGTACGGGCCCTGGAGGAGGCGATCGAGGTCATCCGCCAGATCTGGGACACCGAGACCCGGGGCGGCGTACGGGTGGACGGCGAGTTCTACCGGCTGATCGGCGCCAAGCGCGGCCCGGCCCCGGCCCACGACGTCCCCATCTGGCTCGGGGCGTACAAGCCTCGGATGCTCGCGCTGACCGGACGCCGCGCCGACGGGTGGCTACCCTCGCTGCCCTACCTGCAACCCGGCGACCTGGCCAAGGGCAACGCCATCATCGACGAGGCCGCCACCGCCGCCGGCCGCTCCCCCGCCGAGGTACGCCGCCTGCTCAACATCGACGGACGGTTCACCTCGACCGGCCAGGGCCCACTGCACGGCCCGGCGGAGCAGTGGGCCGAGGAACTGGCCGACCTGACCCTGACCGAGGGAATCAGCACCTTCATCCTGAGCAGCGACGACCCCGAGGACCTGCGCCGGTTCGCCGCCGAGGTGGCACCGGCCACCCGAGAACTGGTCGCCACCGAACGAGCCAGGTGA
- a CDS encoding MarR family winged helix-turn-helix transcriptional regulator, which produces MTGDDPHPDLITDDLGWMLGVLFRAHLRGAEHTLGDLPGGPRGYQVLVAADREPARNQGAIAEELGIDRTVLTYLIDDLERDGLVARRPDPADRRSRLVVPTEAGRAAARQRREALCQVENRLMAALTEEEGATLRALLRRAACAAQAVDPLTDLCAVAEEAADRAPARRRPAARSTPRSGTTRRPTSP; this is translated from the coding sequence ATGACCGGCGACGACCCCCACCCCGACCTGATCACCGACGACCTCGGGTGGATGCTCGGGGTCCTCTTCCGGGCCCACCTGCGCGGTGCCGAGCACACCCTCGGTGACCTGCCCGGTGGGCCACGCGGCTACCAGGTGCTCGTCGCCGCCGACCGGGAGCCGGCCCGTAACCAGGGCGCGATCGCCGAGGAGTTGGGCATCGACCGCACCGTGCTGACGTACCTGATCGACGACCTGGAGCGCGACGGGCTGGTGGCGCGCCGCCCCGACCCGGCCGATCGGCGTAGTCGGCTGGTGGTCCCCACCGAGGCCGGTCGGGCGGCGGCCCGGCAGCGGCGGGAGGCGCTGTGTCAGGTCGAGAATCGCCTGATGGCGGCGTTGACCGAGGAGGAGGGCGCCACCCTGCGGGCCCTGCTGCGCCGGGCGGCGTGCGCGGCCCAGGCGGTCGACCCGTTGACCGACCTGTGCGCGGTGGCCGAGGAGGCGGCCGACCGGGCACCGGCGCGGCGTCGTCCGGCGGCCCGTTCCACCCCGCGCAGCGGGACCACCCGCCGCCCCACTTCGCCGTAG
- a CDS encoding DUF1772 domain-containing protein, whose product MAAQQLDVPGRAPERGEDAVRGKLIWSALVGLTWAAMMSFGGVAAETVMLYPNVFHDPPASLDRAREFLAVSGPSDYFPPLGASVVLLSVAATVLTWRQRGLRWWIVAATVVFVACEFLFSVVFFWPRNEIMFVDPAGTHSPEYLRQVADEFVAGHRVRLAGGAVTAALSFAALLRWARTGQRPLVDTDARS is encoded by the coding sequence TTGGCCGCGCAGCAGCTCGATGTGCCCGGCAGGGCACCGGAACGCGGGGAGGATGCGGTGCGCGGCAAACTCATCTGGTCGGCCCTCGTCGGCCTGACCTGGGCGGCCATGATGTCGTTCGGCGGAGTGGCGGCCGAGACGGTGATGCTCTACCCGAACGTCTTCCACGACCCACCGGCCTCCCTGGACCGGGCCCGCGAGTTCCTCGCCGTCAGTGGCCCCAGCGACTACTTTCCCCCGCTGGGCGCCTCCGTGGTGCTGCTGAGCGTCGCCGCCACGGTGCTCACCTGGCGTCAGCGAGGTCTACGGTGGTGGATAGTCGCCGCGACCGTGGTCTTCGTCGCCTGCGAGTTCCTGTTCTCGGTGGTCTTCTTCTGGCCCCGCAACGAGATCATGTTCGTCGACCCGGCCGGCACCCACTCACCGGAGTACCTGCGCCAGGTCGCCGACGAGTTCGTCGCCGGGCACCGGGTACGGCTCGCCGGTGGGGCGGTGACCGCCGCACTGTCCTTCGCCGCCCTGCTGCGCTGGGCCCGTACCGGTCAACGCCCCTTGGTCGACACCGATGCCCGCAGCTGA
- the rnhA gene encoding ribonuclease HI gives MADEGTGRVVQIWTDGACSGNPGPGGWGAVLRYGTHEREICGGEAAPTTNNRMELTAAIKALESLTRPVTVELHTDSTYVRNGITSWLASWKRNGWLTAGKQPVKNADLWQQLEAACSRHRVTWLWVKGHNGHPENERADALANQGMTEARAARV, from the coding sequence ATGGCGGACGAGGGGACCGGCCGGGTCGTGCAGATCTGGACCGACGGCGCGTGCAGCGGCAATCCCGGCCCGGGTGGCTGGGGCGCGGTGCTGCGCTACGGCACCCACGAGCGGGAGATCTGCGGCGGGGAGGCCGCCCCGACCACGAACAACCGGATGGAGCTGACCGCCGCCATCAAGGCCCTGGAGAGCCTGACCCGGCCGGTCACGGTCGAGTTGCACACCGACAGCACGTACGTGCGTAACGGCATCACCAGTTGGCTGGCCTCCTGGAAGCGCAACGGCTGGCTGACGGCGGGCAAGCAGCCGGTGAAGAACGCCGACCTGTGGCAGCAGTTGGAGGCGGCCTGCTCCCGGCACCGGGTCACCTGGCTGTGGGTCAAGGGCCACAACGGGCATCCGGAGAACGAGCGGGCGGACGCCCTGGCCAACCAGGGGATGACCGAGGCGCGGGCCGCCCGGGTGTGA
- a CDS encoding lycopene cyclase family protein: MGRLDEVDLALVGGGGAASLVLAALTRHGVQDLRVAVVDPVHRRGQDRTWAFWDRPGNDLDELLSASWSRVEVVTAQTHRTLDVAPLRYAMLRSAPIYDRAAEAERRLRATRVLASADTLSDHGDGVLVGGDADRPVLRAGWVLDSRPRPPERPGRTNWLQHFRGWWLETDRPTFDPARAVLMDFRTPQPTRGVSFGYVLPVSDRYALVEYTEFSPHLLTGAAYDRALAGYCDLLGLDPARFTVAEVENGVIPMTDGPFVARPSPRVVRLGTAGGATRPSTGFTFAAMYRQADQVARALAAGRPPVPAPAYPLRHRWMDAVALRALDRDLVDGPEFFGRLFDRNPASRVLRFLDGDTTVAEDLAVMRSTRLLPMLTATVGDAGDRLGQRIVRSPRPAWTVPPPVVGSDPPPGRSAEEAAGEGERGSPVR; encoded by the coding sequence GTGGGCCGGTTGGATGAGGTTGATCTCGCCCTGGTCGGTGGAGGTGGCGCCGCGTCGCTCGTGTTGGCCGCCCTGACCCGGCATGGGGTGCAGGATCTGCGGGTCGCGGTCGTCGATCCGGTCCATCGGCGCGGCCAGGACCGGACCTGGGCTTTCTGGGACCGGCCGGGCAACGACCTGGACGAGTTGCTCAGCGCCAGTTGGTCGCGGGTCGAGGTGGTCACCGCCCAGACGCACCGCACCCTGGACGTGGCCCCGCTGCGGTACGCGATGCTGCGGTCCGCCCCGATCTACGACCGGGCTGCCGAGGCCGAACGACGCCTGAGGGCTACCCGGGTGCTCGCCAGTGCCGACACCTTGTCCGACCACGGCGACGGGGTGCTGGTGGGCGGCGACGCGGATCGGCCGGTGTTGCGTGCCGGTTGGGTGCTGGACTCCCGGCCCCGGCCTCCGGAGCGACCCGGGCGGACGAACTGGTTGCAGCATTTCCGGGGCTGGTGGCTGGAGACCGACCGGCCGACCTTCGACCCGGCCCGGGCCGTGCTGATGGACTTCCGTACCCCGCAGCCGACCCGGGGGGTGTCCTTCGGGTACGTGCTGCCGGTCAGCGACCGGTACGCCCTGGTCGAGTACACCGAGTTCTCTCCGCACCTGCTCACCGGGGCGGCCTACGACCGGGCCCTGGCCGGCTACTGCGACCTGCTCGGTCTGGACCCGGCCCGGTTCACGGTCGCGGAGGTGGAGAACGGGGTCATCCCGATGACCGACGGACCCTTCGTCGCCCGGCCCTCGCCCCGGGTGGTGCGCCTGGGCACCGCCGGGGGCGCCACCCGCCCGTCCACCGGGTTCACCTTCGCGGCCATGTACCGGCAGGCCGACCAGGTGGCCCGGGCACTGGCCGCCGGGCGGCCACCGGTTCCGGCCCCGGCGTACCCCCTTCGGCATCGTTGGATGGACGCGGTGGCGCTGCGGGCCCTGGACCGTGACCTGGTCGACGGGCCGGAGTTCTTCGGTCGACTGTTCGACCGCAATCCGGCCTCGCGGGTGCTGCGGTTCCTCGACGGGGACACCACAGTGGCCGAGGATCTGGCGGTGATGCGGTCGACCCGGCTGCTGCCGATGCTGACCGCCACCGTGGGCGATGCCGGCGACCGGCTGGGCCAGCGGATCGTACGGTCGCCTCGACCGGCCTGGACGGTGCCGCCGCCGGTCGTCGGATCCGACCCTCCACCGGGCCGGTCGGCGGAGGAGGCCGCCGGTGAGGGCGAGCGGGGTTCGCCGGTTCGCTGA
- a CDS encoding SDR family NAD(P)-dependent oxidoreductase — translation MRRFDFTGGTAVVTGAAGGIGVALARGLARRGSDLVLLDRDPEGLESLAAELRAAGRTVHTHQVDLADAQATAAVAEQIRAEHPRLRLLVNNAGVALGGRFDEVTFDEFSWVVEVNFRAVAQLTHALLPTLKAEPGAHLVAVSSLFGLIAPAGQVAYSASKFAVRGFTEALRHELAADGIGVTCVHPGGVRTRIARDARVGSGVDRARFEDGRRRFERLLSIDPAIAAEAILRGVARRRGRVLIGWSARLPDLLARVAPAGHGHLLAALGRAEARSTRPPTPSAVRPE, via the coding sequence ATGCGTAGGTTCGACTTCACCGGCGGCACCGCCGTGGTCACCGGGGCGGCCGGCGGCATCGGCGTCGCCCTGGCCCGGGGCCTGGCCCGCCGGGGCAGCGACCTGGTCCTGCTGGACCGCGACCCCGAGGGCCTGGAGTCCCTCGCCGCCGAACTGCGGGCGGCCGGGCGGACGGTGCACACCCATCAGGTCGACCTGGCCGACGCGCAGGCCACCGCCGCCGTGGCCGAGCAGATCCGCGCTGAGCACCCCCGGCTGCGACTGCTGGTCAACAACGCCGGGGTGGCCCTCGGTGGCCGCTTCGACGAGGTGACCTTCGACGAGTTCAGCTGGGTGGTGGAGGTGAACTTCCGGGCGGTGGCCCAGCTGACCCACGCCCTGCTGCCGACCCTGAAAGCCGAGCCCGGGGCGCATCTGGTCGCCGTCAGCAGCCTGTTCGGGCTGATCGCCCCGGCGGGCCAGGTGGCCTACTCGGCCAGCAAGTTCGCGGTGCGCGGCTTCACCGAGGCGCTGCGCCACGAACTCGCCGCCGACGGCATCGGCGTCACCTGCGTACATCCGGGTGGGGTGCGGACCCGCATCGCCCGCGACGCCCGGGTGGGCAGCGGGGTGGACCGGGCCCGGTTCGAGGACGGCCGCCGACGCTTCGAGCGGCTGCTGAGCATCGACCCGGCCATCGCCGCCGAGGCCATCCTGCGGGGGGTGGCCCGCCGTCGGGGTCGGGTCCTGATCGGCTGGTCGGCCCGACTGCCGGATCTGCTGGCCCGGGTGGCGCCGGCCGGGCATGGTCACCTGCTGGCCGCCCTGGGCCGGGCCGAGGCCCGCTCCACCCGGCCGCCCACCCCCTCCGCCGTACGACCGGAGTAG
- a CDS encoding MBL fold metallo-hydrolase, which yields MRITKYTHSCVRLEHHGRVLVIDPGTWSEPRALAGADAVLVSHEHIDHIDVLRLAGLGVPVFVPEGAVLPEPVHLPVTRVRPGQGFTAAGFEVTAVGGRHATIHGGQPDCANLGYLVDEALYHPGDSLHPPGRPVRTLLVPAQASWLKLTEAIDFATAVGAAEVFPIHDAQLNSRGLASVNGWFAETVPGYRYLAPGETA from the coding sequence GTGCGGATAACCAAGTACACCCACTCCTGCGTCCGGCTCGAACACCACGGCCGGGTGCTCGTCATCGACCCCGGTACCTGGAGTGAGCCCCGCGCCCTGGCCGGCGCGGACGCCGTACTGGTCAGCCACGAACACATCGATCACATCGACGTGCTGCGGTTGGCCGGTCTGGGAGTGCCGGTCTTCGTACCGGAGGGTGCCGTGCTGCCGGAACCGGTCCACCTGCCGGTGACCCGGGTGCGGCCGGGGCAGGGGTTCACCGCCGCCGGGTTCGAGGTGACCGCGGTCGGTGGCCGGCACGCCACCATCCACGGCGGGCAACCCGACTGCGCCAACCTGGGCTATCTGGTCGACGAGGCGCTCTACCACCCGGGCGACTCGCTGCACCCGCCCGGCCGACCGGTGCGGACCCTGCTGGTCCCGGCGCAGGCCTCCTGGCTCAAGCTCACCGAGGCGATCGACTTCGCCACCGCGGTCGGCGCCGCCGAGGTGTTCCCGATCCACGACGCCCAGCTCAACTCCCGGGGCCTGGCCAGCGTCAACGGCTGGTTCGCCGAGACCGTCCCCGGCTACCGCTACCTGGCCCCGGGCGAGACCGCCTGA
- a CDS encoding GntR family transcriptional regulator encodes MTHPSPSGRTTVPSAAERAYRHLKRAILEQVHPGGSLVSEGEIAEATGVSRTPVREALLRLETEGLVRLYPKRGALILPVSAREITDVIEARRLVEVHAAEQVWPRRAEIRADLAARLAEMRAAHAAGDLTALMAADRAFHATVVDAAGNEILAELYQRLRDRQLRMGETTFRLSPRWAQMALTDHAAQLAALDGDDPGPWLATVAAHIDNAARALRGLR; translated from the coding sequence ATGACGCATCCCTCCCCGAGTGGCCGGACCACCGTGCCCTCGGCCGCCGAACGCGCCTACCGGCACCTGAAGCGGGCCATCCTGGAACAGGTCCACCCGGGCGGGTCGCTGGTCAGCGAGGGGGAGATCGCCGAGGCGACCGGGGTGTCGCGTACTCCGGTGCGGGAGGCGCTGCTGCGGCTGGAGACCGAGGGGCTGGTGCGGCTCTATCCCAAGCGGGGGGCGCTGATCCTGCCGGTCTCGGCCCGCGAGATCACCGATGTCATCGAGGCCCGCCGGCTGGTCGAGGTGCATGCCGCCGAGCAGGTCTGGCCCCGACGCGCGGAGATCCGCGCCGACCTGGCCGCCCGGCTGGCCGAGATGCGCGCCGCCCACGCCGCCGGTGACCTGACCGCCCTGATGGCCGCCGACCGGGCCTTCCACGCCACCGTGGTCGACGCGGCCGGCAACGAAATCCTGGCCGAGCTGTACCAGCGGCTGCGGGACCGGCAACTGCGGATGGGGGAGACCACCTTCCGGCTCTCACCCCGCTGGGCGCAGATGGCGCTGACCGACCACGCCGCCCAGTTGGCCGCCCTCGACGGGGACGACCCCGGACCCTGGCTGGCCACGGTGGCCGCCCACATCGACAACGCCGCCCGCGCGCTGCGGGGTCTGCGGTGA
- a CDS encoding pentapeptide repeat-containing protein — translation MTVASGLRADCARCFGLCCVAPAFAASADFAVDKPAGQPCRNLDADFGCGIHPQLRERGFAGCTVFDCFGAGQRVAQQTYGGRDWRSAPEQAAQMFDVFAVMRSLHELLWYLTEALRLGPPAELAAQLSAAQAETDALAAGSPQDLLALDLDEHRAKLNVLLSRTAELARVRGGADHRGAVLVGRDLRRVDLRGANLRGATLIGADLRGADLARADLTGADLRGADLRGADLSEALFLHQAQVDAARGDRQTRLPAGLDRPAHWSALPLTPRRARRR, via the coding sequence ATGACGGTGGCGAGTGGGTTGCGGGCCGACTGTGCCCGCTGCTTCGGGCTCTGCTGCGTCGCCCCGGCCTTCGCCGCGTCGGCCGACTTCGCGGTCGACAAACCCGCCGGGCAGCCGTGCCGCAACCTGGACGCCGACTTCGGCTGCGGCATCCACCCCCAGCTACGCGAGCGCGGCTTCGCCGGGTGCACCGTCTTCGACTGCTTCGGCGCCGGTCAGCGGGTGGCCCAGCAGACCTACGGCGGACGGGACTGGCGTTCCGCACCGGAGCAGGCCGCCCAGATGTTCGACGTCTTCGCGGTGATGCGGTCCCTGCACGAACTGCTGTGGTACCTGACCGAGGCACTGCGGTTGGGGCCACCGGCCGAACTGGCCGCACAGTTGTCCGCCGCACAGGCCGAGACCGACGCCCTGGCCGCCGGCAGCCCGCAGGACCTGCTGGCCCTCGACCTCGACGAGCACCGCGCGAAGCTCAACGTGCTGTTGTCGCGTACCGCCGAACTGGCCCGCGTCCGCGGCGGTGCCGACCATCGGGGTGCCGTGCTGGTCGGCCGGGACCTGCGCCGGGTGGACCTGCGGGGGGCCAACCTGCGCGGCGCGACCCTGATCGGGGCGGACCTGCGCGGGGCGGACCTGGCCCGAGCCGACCTGACCGGCGCCGATCTGCGCGGGGCGGACCTGCGGGGCGCGGACCTGTCCGAGGCTCTGTTCCTGCACCAGGCCCAGGTCGACGCGGCCCGCGGTGACCGGCAGACCCGGCTACCGGCCGGGCTGGACCGGCCCGCCCACTGGTCGGCCCTGCCGTTGACCCCCCGCCGCGCCCGGCGACGCTGA
- the ygiD gene encoding 4,5-DOPA dioxygenase extradiol, whose amino-acid sequence MSDETVSTMPAVFFGHGSPMNALEVNRYTAAWRAFGQSVPRPRAILVVSAHWYIGATAVTAMPRPRTIHDFYGFPQELFDIRYPAPGLPELAEEVSEVVHPTWVGADLDSWGIDHGTWSVLVHAFPQADIPVVQLSINAFKGLDYHLELGAKLAPLRERGVLVVASGNVVHNLGGVDRRLLDQGFDWARRFDEAAKATMLEDPTEAGRLDAHRDFGLAVPTPDHFIPLLYLAGLAGAAGQGTEVLVDGYAYGSLSMTAYTLGLPGRATEPLAGAPTLPEAVPPDSANI is encoded by the coding sequence ATGAGCGACGAGACAGTGTCCACCATGCCGGCCGTGTTCTTCGGCCACGGCAGCCCGATGAACGCCCTGGAGGTCAACCGGTACACCGCCGCCTGGCGGGCCTTCGGGCAGTCGGTGCCCCGACCCCGGGCGATCCTGGTGGTCTCCGCCCACTGGTACATCGGCGCCACCGCGGTCACCGCGATGCCCCGCCCGAGAACGATCCACGACTTCTACGGCTTCCCGCAGGAACTGTTCGACATCCGCTATCCCGCCCCGGGCCTGCCCGAGCTGGCCGAAGAGGTCAGCGAGGTGGTGCACCCGACCTGGGTGGGAGCCGACCTGGACTCCTGGGGCATCGACCATGGCACCTGGTCGGTGCTGGTGCACGCCTTCCCTCAGGCGGACATCCCGGTCGTACAACTGAGCATCAACGCCTTCAAGGGCCTCGACTACCACCTGGAGCTGGGCGCGAAGCTGGCCCCGCTGCGCGAACGCGGGGTGCTGGTGGTGGCCAGCGGCAACGTGGTGCACAACCTCGGCGGGGTCGACCGCCGCCTGCTCGACCAGGGCTTCGACTGGGCCCGACGCTTCGACGAGGCGGCCAAGGCGACGATGCTCGAGGACCCGACCGAGGCCGGGCGCCTCGACGCCCACCGCGACTTCGGGCTGGCCGTGCCGACCCCGGACCACTTCATCCCGCTGCTCTACCTGGCCGGTCTGGCCGGGGCGGCCGGGCAGGGCACCGAGGTGCTGGTCGACGGGTACGCCTACGGGTCGCTGTCGATGACCGCGTACACCCTGGGTCTTCCCGGCCGGGCCACCGAGCCCCTGGCCGGCGCGCCGACCCTGCCCGAGGCGGTGCCGCCGGACTCCGCCAACATCTGA
- a CDS encoding flavin-containing monooxygenase: MAPDHLDVLIVGAGLSGIGAACQLRRHRPDKTFAVLEARDEVGGTWDLFRYPGVRSDSDMFTLGYSFAPWRAPKAIAEGATILDYLRRTADEYDVTRHIRLGHRVVRADWDSRQARWTVLVRRPDTADPITLTCAFLYACTGYYRYDAGHTPHFAGQDRFTGRIVHPQHWPVDLDLRDRRVVVIGSGATAVTLVPALARQAAEVTMLQRSPTYVLALSARDGFADALRRRLPARLAHPLIRWKNLLGVTLTYQFSRWAPGLMRRLLRRGVARRLPAGYDVDRHFRPRYDPWDQRLCVDPDGELFAALAEGRARMVTDTIEGFTATGIRLTSGTELPAEVVVTATGLDLLALGGMTLRVDGVEVDLAQTVAYKGMMLSGVPNFALTLGYTNASWTLKADLVAEYVCRLLRHLDRTGTQVVTPSAPPDDRRAPLIGLGSGYVRRGIERLPRQGHRAPWRAHQNYLRDLLLLRFGRLTDPGVRFSRVDSAPRRSVDA, translated from the coding sequence ATGGCCCCGGACCACCTCGACGTGCTCATCGTGGGCGCCGGGCTGTCCGGCATCGGGGCGGCCTGCCAGCTGCGTCGGCACCGCCCGGACAAGACCTTCGCCGTGCTGGAGGCCCGCGACGAGGTCGGCGGCACCTGGGACCTGTTCCGCTATCCGGGCGTACGCTCCGACTCCGACATGTTCACCCTCGGCTACTCCTTCGCCCCCTGGCGGGCCCCGAAGGCGATCGCCGAGGGCGCGACCATCCTCGACTACCTGCGCCGTACCGCCGACGAGTACGACGTCACCCGGCACATCCGGTTGGGGCACCGGGTGGTGCGGGCCGACTGGGACAGCCGGCAGGCCCGCTGGACGGTGCTGGTCCGCCGCCCCGACACGGCCGACCCGATCACCCTCACCTGCGCCTTCCTGTACGCCTGCACCGGCTACTACCGGTACGACGCCGGGCACACCCCGCACTTCGCCGGGCAGGACCGGTTCACCGGACGGATCGTGCACCCGCAGCACTGGCCGGTCGACCTGGACCTGCGCGACCGTCGGGTGGTGGTGATCGGCAGCGGCGCCACCGCGGTCACCCTGGTCCCGGCGCTGGCCCGGCAGGCCGCCGAGGTGACCATGCTGCAACGCTCACCCACCTACGTGCTGGCCTTGTCCGCCCGCGACGGATTCGCCGACGCCCTGCGTCGCCGGTTGCCGGCGCGGCTGGCCCACCCCCTGATCCGGTGGAAGAACCTCCTGGGGGTCACCCTGACCTACCAGTTCAGCCGGTGGGCCCCCGGGTTGATGCGTCGCCTGCTGCGCCGGGGGGTGGCCCGCCGACTGCCGGCCGGCTACGACGTCGACCGGCATTTCCGCCCCCGCTACGACCCCTGGGACCAGCGGTTGTGTGTGGATCCCGACGGGGAGTTGTTCGCCGCCCTGGCCGAGGGACGGGCCAGGATGGTCACCGACACCATCGAGGGTTTCACCGCTACGGGCATCCGGTTGACCTCCGGCACCGAACTGCCCGCCGAGGTGGTCGTCACCGCCACCGGGCTGGACCTGCTGGCCCTGGGTGGAATGACCCTGCGGGTGGACGGCGTCGAGGTCGACCTGGCGCAGACGGTCGCGTACAAGGGCATGATGCTCTCCGGGGTACCGAACTTCGCCCTGACCCTCGGCTACACCAACGCCTCCTGGACCCTCAAGGCCGACCTGGTGGCCGAGTACGTGTGTCGGCTGCTGCGTCACCTGGACCGCACCGGCACCCAGGTCGTCACTCCCTCGGCCCCGCCGGACGACCGTCGGGCACCGCTGATCGGGCTCGGCTCCGGGTACGTACGCCGGGGGATCGAGCGCCTGCCCCGCCAGGGACACCGGGCACCCTGGCGAGCGCACCAGAACTACCTGCGGGATCTGCTGCTGCTGCGCTTCGGGCGGCTCACCGATCCCGGGGTCCGATTCAGCCGGGTCGACTCGGCACCACGGAGGTCTGTCGATGCGTAG
- a CDS encoding MFS transporter, producing the protein MSLADPPSVPRRQAMLVWGVALSAYVASVFHRSSLGVTGVEATQRFEISAATLATLTVAQLGVYALMQVPVGMLLDRYGSRRLLVTGGALMIAGQLGFALVTDVRLAVAARILVGLGDAMTFISVLRIVAYWFPGRRNPLLVQLTGTLGQLGAVFGAVPLVLLLEHTGWTTAFLTVAGVSSAILLVVVATIRDSPGRVAVAAATTTPPGGLLAAAWAQPGTRLGLWTHFVCQFSGSVFALLWGFPFLVQGQGLTPTAAATLLTVLTLGMLVTGPTVAYLCGRFPRHRSVLVFAIVGLTAATWAVVLAWPGRAPGWLLVVLALVLAFNGPGSLIGFDFVRTFNPVNRIGSATGIVNVGGFVAAIILVLAVGVVLDLATPAGQNVPDLDAYRWAFALQYLLWAVGVVQVLRWRNAARRRYDGPQASPDRPEAVLVGGGGGRFASGNDRRRRRFSGVAAVRRRGASARRRRKV; encoded by the coding sequence GTGAGCCTGGCCGACCCGCCCTCCGTGCCGCGCCGACAGGCGATGCTGGTCTGGGGGGTGGCGCTGAGCGCGTACGTCGCCTCGGTGTTCCACCGCAGTTCCCTCGGGGTCACCGGGGTGGAGGCCACCCAGCGCTTCGAGATCAGCGCCGCCACCCTGGCCACCCTCACGGTCGCCCAACTAGGGGTGTACGCGCTGATGCAGGTACCCGTCGGGATGCTGCTCGACCGGTACGGCTCCCGCCGCCTGCTGGTGACCGGCGGTGCCCTGATGATCGCCGGTCAACTCGGCTTCGCCCTCGTCACGGACGTACGCCTGGCCGTGGCGGCCCGGATCCTGGTCGGCCTCGGCGACGCGATGACCTTCATCAGCGTGCTGCGGATCGTGGCCTACTGGTTCCCGGGGCGCCGCAATCCGCTGCTGGTGCAGTTGACCGGCACCCTGGGGCAACTCGGCGCGGTGTTCGGCGCCGTACCCCTGGTGTTGTTGCTGGAGCACACCGGGTGGACCACGGCCTTCCTGACGGTCGCCGGGGTGTCCTCGGCGATCCTGCTGGTGGTCGTCGCCACCATCCGGGACAGCCCGGGCCGGGTGGCCGTGGCCGCCGCCACCACGACACCGCCGGGTGGGCTGCTGGCCGCCGCCTGGGCCCAGCCCGGCACTCGCCTGGGGCTGTGGACCCACTTCGTCTGCCAGTTCTCCGGCAGCGTGTTCGCCCTGCTGTGGGGCTTTCCGTTCCTGGTGCAGGGGCAGGGGCTCACCCCCACCGCGGCGGCCACCCTGCTCACCGTGCTGACCCTGGGGATGCTGGTGACCGGGCCGACGGTCGCCTATCTGTGCGGCCGGTTCCCCCGACACCGTTCGGTGTTGGTCTTCGCCATCGTCGGGCTGACCGCGGCGACCTGGGCGGTGGTGCTGGCCTGGCCCGGACGGGCCCCCGGCTGGTTGCTGGTCGTGCTGGCCCTGGTGCTGGCCTTCAACGGTCCCGGTTCGCTGATCGGGTTCGACTTCGTCCGCACCTTCAACCCGGTGAACCGCATCGGCAGCGCCACCGGGATCGTCAACGTCGGCGGCTTCGTCGCGGCGATCATCCTGGTGCTCGCCGTAGGGGTGGTGCTCGACCTGGCCACCCCGGCCGGACAGAACGTGCCCGACCTGGACGCTTACCGGTGGGCCTTCGCGTTGCAGTACCTACTGTGGGCGGTGGGTGTGGTGCAGGTGCTGCGGTGGCGTAACGCCGCCCGACGTCGGTACGACGGGCCGCAGGCGTCGCCCGATCGCCCGGAAGCTGTGCTGGTGGGCGGTGGCGGCGGTAGGTTCGCCTCCGGGAATGATCGTCGGCGCCGCCGGTTCTCCGGGGTGGCCGCAGTGCGTCGGCGCGGTGCGTCGGCGCGGAGGAGGAGGAAAGTGTGA